AGACAAGGAGCACAAGTGGCCTTTATTCCAAAACACAAGCTTACATGGTCCTTGACCACAGAGTGCAGGGCAGATTCCAGTATCACCTTCAATACCCCTGACAATCCATCATCAggaactcacatgagggtccgtGTTGCCAGGggcgagtttgtgcagatccagcagactctggttcacatccttctccatctgcagagctctctgcattgcctccagaccactgccccactcatcctgctctggcttctggagggagggaagaggcaAATGCATCACTCATGTGAAAAATGAAGGGAAGTGCAATGCAACAAGATGGATATGTAACTAGGAACTAGTGTGCCATATCGCATTGCTGGCGTAATGCCACAATTCAAGCTTCAAATCCATGTCTCGTTCagattgttgtaatgtaggaggCTACatcaaccttgatgtcctgcaggaggaccccgcctccacgtttattctggaatgccatcagtttctcagcgtgttcttgttcctcatgggactgctccttgaagaactcagcaaagtgactcagggcaacatcatcccggtcaaagtaaaaGGACAGTGGGAGAAGAGGACAAAGTGGTAGAGTCAGGCAAGCTCCTGATCTCATCCAGTCAGAGCTTCAGCAAGAGCCTGCGTAGTTTTTGCATCTTagacaagaaaaaaaatgcacaatCCTGAATCATAAACAATATTGGAACACATTGGGGTATATTTAAAATTGAcaaccagaggtcacagtttaGGAATGTGAAGGCTATTTTTGACTGACTGTCAAGAGACAGGCATAGATTGAGTTGCAAAATCAGTCTCAGAGGTAGAGAGTTTGTCATTGATGAAAGGAGGGGATGTGGATATTTTTAGCAGAGTTACTGGTTATCCAGAAAACAATTGTAGAATGCAAACCACATGAGCACAATAGTACAGAGAGTAGTGAGCATGTCTACAGGAGTGATGTGGTCTGTGAAATCATGTGAGTAGAGGAGATAATTTATCCCTGCATTTAATGTCTTCCCCAACTGTGACCCCAATTTTAATGTGGGTAGAGAGTGGTCACAACCCCTTAGACCTGAATGCATTAGAGTAGGAGCTAATGTGTTAAAACTTACAGCAAACACCTCGATAGCCATTACGTTGAAGCAATGGTATCGTGGAAGGTGTAACTATGAAAGGCCAACATAACAGGATTATACTCATTCAGAAACAGCCAGAAGGGGGCTCATAAATTGTTATTGTATCACTAAAGAGTCAGCCAATTCACTTCAGTCAGAGTTGAATAGAAATTGATCAGGTTTATGCATCCTGAAAAATCATCATCCCAGAAGCTACAAGGAACCTCGGATTTAGTTCTAATAAAACATTTCAGAATGAAACCAAGTTTATAGAACACAGTAGTTGATTAACAAGgcaaccaaaaaaaaagcagacttGAATAATCACTTTAGTGGATAGGAGGACGATAGAGGGAAGAAACATTCAAAAGCCAACTCATCGGCTTAAAACAAACTCTATCCATCCTCGATATAATTCAAAGACAACTGTGAAACACATGGGACATAGACATCACTAAcatattgcccacccctagttgcccttgatggGGTGCGGTGGCAGACAGGGAGAAAGAATGGACCTTATACACCACCaggctcaccatggagaggtaaacataggaggaatagagctccaggttgatctgcttgttaacagcatcctcacagtccttgtggtagttctgacacacttgggaaaccatcttcactattccttCTCGCTACCACCCAGACGACTCTCGAACTGAGCCTTTCTACCATAATATCTTGTGTTAATACTCCTGGGAGTATtaccttcaaaataagaaaaaaatggcACTTTTTATGTATTTGGAGGGATTTGGTCTAGTCCTCAACAAGGCATATgagggcaaatgggactagttcacttTGAGATACCTGggtagcatggacaagttggatggaagggtctgtttctgtactgtttgACACTGTAACTCTAAGAAATTCAGTCCTGGGATAAGTGATGAAATGTGTCCCTTTGGATTTAACTCTGGGTTAGATAGGCCAGTTGGGAGAGCCTGTGACTGTCATCAGGAGCCACCAGTCACCATCCATGCATAGCCCTGTCGGAAGAAACACCACCAATGGATATTGTTGGCCCACCCAAACAGAAAATATATCTGGAGATCGACAGATGTCCTCGTCAGAATGGATCTGAGACACAGGGAATGTCCAGTGGCAACAAAGAGCTTTGTCCCAACTAATGAACATCACATGGTCACTCAATGGTCACCAGAGACTTTGATGAATGACTGTAGTGACTGGCTCTGTGGGAATAGGTGGTGTTCCTGGCTTACTCCCTGGTTGTTGTTTTAATAAACCACAGATACTCATGTTCTTCTTGAGTCAATACCCAAATAAATACACTGCAGCAAATTATGGAAGAGAATGTTGAGGTGCACACTGACTGGTAAATAGTGCATTTTTGAGATTGAAATTATGCAAAGGTCTTTTTGCCATATGTTTTTGCAGAGAACTCCTGAGTGGTTGCAAATTTCAGAACATGCGGGCAGAGAAAGCTAAAGAAATCGAGTAACCTTTATAAGTCATTTCTATCTTGCACAGGCATCTTCTGTATACCTTTTATTTTGGTAGGATGTCTAATACCAGCTGGTGTAGATTGAACCTAATAAATTGATTTGGTTCAAATTTATTTGATGTTTGTACAGTTGAAAACAAGACCCTGATTCCTTTCTGTTATGAGTTGATGAGAAGTGTATATTGCACTCCTGTATTGTGCTGGCTTCGctcctgttttgtttgttatATGTCACAGCCCTTTGAATAATTTTTCATGCTTACAGTTATCATCCCAGTGGAAGATGGTGATAATGTTGTAAGCTTTCACGTTTTGCTCCCTGTCAGGGTCCCTGAACTTGATTTTAATTAATGAGTACAAATCtatttgtggcagaatcaaacTATTAGAATATCAGCTCACCAGCAAGTCTAATAGCTCGCAGTGGGTTTAAAAGAGACAACATGGAAATTGACCATTTGGTCTAATTCATCCATAATGACCAGATATGGGAAGTTTAATCCAGCCCCCTTTGTCAACTTTTGGTTATAATCTCTCTAAACCCTGTCTATTCGCATTGCCTAAAAGGCACCTCAATGGCTTTGTGTTTACCAGCCTccaacagctcattccatacatgagccACGGGGTAAAGCTATTCTTTGGTCACTTTTCAGTCTTTCCCTCTCACCATACACCCGCTGGTATGCCaatagtgggggtgggggggaacccCCTTGaccattcactctgtccatgttGATCCAGTGtctcaaactttaaaaaaagctgcccctcagtctctgacataCCAGGGAAGTTAGCCCCAGCTTACTCAGCCACCACGTGATTTGTCCCACCCCACCATGGCTGAAACTTTTAAGGTCATCTTCCCTTCAAAAGGAAGGGAACATTGAAAGCTGTGCTCCTAAAGTGGCATCACCAGGAGGATGGCACCCGAACTCCTGCACCGACCCATAAAGGGAAGtatcccaaatgccttcttccctACCTTTGAGGAACTGTCCTTGCATCTTAGGCCTTTGCCCACATGCCCCAGGAGCCTGACAATAACTGATAAATTTGACAAGCCAATAAAGTTCAATTTCATCCTGATTTACTATTGGCTCTCCCCTAATGTGTACACTTGGCAGGCTGTATTTTGCCAACCCCTTCGTGGTGCAAGGGTAGCATCCCTACCTGTTGTTGTCTGGGAGACAaaattcaagccccacctgcagCAGTAGAGTGTAAGGATACTCAACAAGTTGGTTGAGAAAATGCCGACATTAAAACTAAAGTTCCAAGTTTTATCTTAAACTTGATCATTAATTCAAACTCAGAAGTGCTGGGATTTGTTGGTTATGCTTAACTTACTGGAATCAGTTTTCCTCTCAATAACACTCAGGTTTGCCTGATGAGTTACAGCCCTCTGCTCAGTTGGTCCTTTTGCTGAGAAGGACAGGACAATCAGCCATTCCTGACCCTTCACTATTCCTGGGTCAGAGCCAATTCCTTCCTTCAAGGGTATTGTGGGTCCATCTATACAAAGCAGCAGCTCACCCTGTCAAAGACAACTAGGTCCAGGCAATTGTCTGGGCCTGACAGTGAAACCCACAGCCCAATGGGAAAGTGTTCCCATCAGCAAGAACAGAACCAAAAACAGGATCAAGCTACAGAACAGCTCACAGCAAGGATTAACCCAGAAAGGAAGGCAAGACAGTCCAGTATTGAGCAGTTTATTTACTCTTGGCACAGGACAATGAGCTGTTTCTACAAAAAAGAGAAGTCTCTACAGGTCTCCCATTCAGACACATGACAACAAACTTGCTCCCTGCAGCCAGTTCAGTCACTCTCCCCCagggtgagcctgtcaaacaggtactctcccatgccattgtcaggggctcccagtctcttcaggttggtgatgtgatctcccagcttcttgatcatcttcacttgctcatccaagtagtgcctctccaggaagtcacacagctagAGAGCAAGAGATTGCATTAGTTCAGACAGATATTACCAAATTTGTCTTCAGATTTCTACTTTTTAGAACATCAGCTGCTGTAGCCATCCATAGGAACAGGCTAAACTCACCACCACAGCTACAAGTGTTCCAGAAGGAAGAACAAGCTCGACTTGCACACAAATGTCAAGCTAATTCCATTGAAAGAGAAACATAATTTTCACCCCAGATACTTATTTATCACTAGCAAGCAGATTGGTCACTGAGACAAGTAATAGTAGTGGTTGTTACAAAAACAAGTTTACATGGACCTTAACCAATATGGAATGCAGGGCCGATTGCAAATGCCACCCTCAATATCTCAAGGTTCATCAggaactcacatgagggtccgtgtggccagaggagagtttgtgcagatccagcagactctgggtcacatccttctccatctgcagagctctctgcattgcctccagaccattgccccactcatcctgctctggcttctggagggggtggggggagaaaagaggcagatGTGTCAATGAAACAATTGAAGGGTAACTAAGAACTCATGTGCCATATAGCATCGTGGTATTCCAGCAGCAGAAATTCAAGCTTCAAATCCATGTCTAGTTCAGGTGTAGGAGGATTAAACCACCCTTAATGTCCCACAGGAGGACTcagcctccacgtttattctggaatgccatcagtttctcagtgtgttcccgttcctcatgggactgctccttgaagaactgagcaaagtgacgcagggcaacatcatcccggtcaaagtaggagaactgtgggaagaaagggCAAAGTCAGGCAAGCTCCAGATCTCACCCAATCAGAGCTTCAGCAAGAGCCTGTGTAGTTTATCAACTTGGGTGAGAGCAGGTGAAAGAAATAGAATTCAAGCCAAACAAGCACAATAGTACAAAGAAGGAGTAGTGAGCATGTCTACAGGGGTGTTATGGTCTGTTAATTCAGGCAAGCAAAGAAAGTAGTTTCTCCCTGCTTTTGGAGTGATAGGCCCTTAACACAGGCCAATCtagctgtttttttttggtgaatGGATATGTGCTGTGATAATGTCCATACCTCTGGACCTGAAGACTCTGCGGTCAGGTCCCGCTGTCTCCTGAACAGGTTACTCAGAAAGTATCTATCCTGGGGTGGGAATGAAGTGATTAAAAAATGTTACCTTTAATGAAGCAGTTTTCCACCATCTGATGGATACAGTTGACCTGCCAGAATGGAACATGTATCTGGAGATTGATAGATGTCCTGGTCAAAATTGACCTGAGATGCAGGGAATGTCCAGTGGTCACAAAGCACATTGTCCAAATTAATGGACATCACATGGTCATTGAATGGTCACCAGAGACTTTGATGAATGAATGTGGTGCCTGGCTCTGTGGGAATAGGTGGAGTTCCTGGCTTACTCCCTGGTTGTCTGTGTAACACAAACCGCAGATAGTCATGTTCTTCTCAAGTCAATACCCAAATAAATACACTGCAGGGCATTTATAATACAACTTTGAAGTACACAATTACTGGTTAACAGAGCTTTCCTAAGAGTGTTAATTTATGCAGGGGATCTTTCTGCTATATGTTTTTGCAGAGAACACCTGAGTCATTGCAAATTTCAGAACATGGGGGCAGAGAAATATAAAGAAGTCAAGACACCCTTGTAAGTCATTTCTATCTGGTAAGCATCTTCTGTATATCTTTTAGTTTGGCAGGATGAGGTCTAATACCAGCTGATGAGTAAATTCAACCAAATAAATTGATTTGGCACAAATTTATTTGATTTTTGTACTGTTGTAAACAAAGCTATGATTCcttgctacagagatagtaggaactgccgatgctggagaatctgagataacacggtgttgagctggatgaacacagcaggccaagcagcaacagagaagCGGGAAAGCTGAAgcagggtcttgacccaaaacgtcagctttcctgctcccctgatgctgcttggcctgctgtgtccatccagctctacaccttgttctctcgcCTTCCTTGCTACAGTCATGTGTTGATAAGGATTTATGTTTTGCTCAAATGTTTCCTGAGAATGgtatctacaaggcacagataCCTTGGCAGTTTCTCAATGATGCTGCCCTTTTGTTGTTGGATTACATCCTGGCGGATGCACTGTTTCTCAGCTTCTTTGGCGTTATTTCTTTCTTGGCCCTTCTTCGTATGGTGTTGTGTTACTATTTGGGCTTCTCTGAGCTATTGGACTTCCAATAGATTTGAAACCAAAAATTCTGCTCACATAAAGCACAACTTGGATGTTTCTTGAAAGGATGGACAGTGCTGTGGTGGGCAAGATGAGCCACATCTGATTCAAGGCTTGGAATCATCGTTCCAGTCAACCACTGGCCAATTCTACTGGCTTATGACAATTGTTTTGAACTTGCTTCCTATAATTAGCTGTGCATTAATGGCACACTCATTACGTTTGTCCAGCAGCATCCTATGGAATGATTTGATAGATGTATAGTTGATGATGAATTCCATACCCCTCCCACATAgacagtctttttaaaaatcGCTCTTCATACCTTTCCTTCAACATGTGCCTGGGAATTGATCAATCACTTCCCTTAGCTGTATGACACAAACTAAAGCTGTGTCTCCCAAAATTGATCATCCAAAACATGTGAATGTCATCAAAACCCTTGATGACAGCAACAACGGAAATGCCAAATGATGTTATTCCTCCCAACCATCCAGCGCCCAATGATGGGACAAGTTTTCCCGCTTGCCCTTCTTCATAATCTGCTACttcccaaaaaaaaattcttgaggTCAAAAAGCCCTGAAGCTCTGAAAGAACATCAGTGGTGTGCCAATCCTGAGTTATGCTTTTTCTTGCCATCATTTCAGCCTTAAAAAAAGGAAAGGAGCATATATTGGTCTCTGATATTTCTGTTGGCTTTGCTCCTGTtttgtttatagaacatagaacattacagtacagtacaggcccttcagccctcgatgttgtgccaacctgtcatactgatctcaagcccatctaacctacaccattccatgtacgtccatatgcttatccaatgacgacttaaatggacctaaagttggcgaatctacaaccgttgcaggcaaagctttgcatttccttactactctctgagtaaagaaactatctctgacatctgtcctatatctttcacccctcaattttaagctatgccccctcgtgctcgccgtcaccgtcctaggaaaaaggctctccctatccaccctatcgagccctctgattattttatatgtttcaattaagtcacctctcaaccttcttctctctaatgaaaacagcctcaagcccctcagcctttcctcgtaagaccttccctccataccaggcaacatcttagtaaatctcctctgcaccctttccaaagctcccacatccttcttataatacggtgaccagaactgtacgcaatactccaaatgcggccgcaccagagttttgtacagcttcaccataacctcttggttctggaactcgatccctctattaagaaaagctaaaacactgtatgccttcttaacagccctgtcaacctgagtggcaactttcaaggacctgtgtacatggacaccgagatctctctgctcatctacactactaagaatcttaccattagcccagtactttgccttctggttactcctaccaaagtgcatcacctcacacttgtctgcattaaactccatttgccacctctcagcccagctccgcagcttatctatgtctctctgcagcctacagcatccttcttcactatccacaactccaccaaccttagtgtcgtctgcaaatttactaacccatccgtctacgccctcatccaggtcatttataaaaatgacaaacagcagtggacccaacaccgacccttgcggtacaccactagtaactggtctccaggatgaacatttcccatcaactaccaccctctgtcttctttcagcaagccaatttccaatccaaactgctatctctcccataattccattcctccgcattttgtacaatagcctaccttatcgaatgccttgctgaaatccatatacaccacatcaactggtttactctcatctacctgtttggtcaccttctcaaagaactcaataaggtttgtgaggcacggccttgccttcacaaaaccgtgctgactatccctgatcaatttattctattctagatgattataaatcctatctcttatgaccttttccaacactttaccaacaactgaggtaaggctcacaggtctataattaccagggttgtctctactccccttcttaaacaggggaaccacatttgctatcctccagtcatctggcactattcctgtagacaaagatgagttaaagatcaatgccaaaggctcggcaatctcctccttggcttcccagaggatcctaggataaatgccatccggcccaggggacttatctatcttcaccctctgtaggatttctaatacctcttccttgtgaacctcactcccacctagtctagtagcctgtatctcagtattctcctcgacaacattgtcgttttctagagtgaatactgttgaaaaatattcatttagcgcttcccctatctcctctgactccacacacaacttaccactactatccttgattggccctaatcttactttcgtcattcttttattccttaaatacctatagaaagccttagggtttaccctgatcctatacaccaacaacttctcatgtctcctcctggctcttctgagctctctctttaggtctttcctggctacctcgtagccctcaagcaccctaactgaaccttcacatctcatcctaacataagccttcttcttcctcttgaccagagattccacctccttcgtaaaccacgtctcctgcgctctacagcttcctccctgcctgacaggtacatacttatctaggacacacaggagcttttccttgaatacgctccacatttctaatgtgtccatcccctgcagtttccttccccatcctatgctccctaaatcttgcctaatctcattgtaattgcctttcccccagctataacccttgcccagtggtatgcacctatccctttccatcactcaagtaaacataacagaattgtgatcactatcaccaaagtgctcacacacttccaaatctaacacccggccgggctcattacccagcaccaaatctaatatggctttgccccttgttggcctatctacatactgtgtcaggaagccctcctgtgcacactggacaaaaactgacccatctatagtactcgaactatagtgttcccagtcaatatttggaaagttgaagtcccccaatgacaactaccctgtctctctcactcctattgagaattaTCTTTGCTATCCTTGTTTGTTATGTCACAGTCCTTTGACTATCTGGCTTGGAGGAGTGTTTtttttggggcgggggggggggggaagtgcgCCTACAGATGTCACCCCAAGTGAAAGAGGGTGACAATATTGTAGCCTTTCCATGTTTCCTCATTGTAAGGGTCCCAAAACTTGATTATTAATTAAGGAGCACAAATTTGACACAACTACAAACTATTAGAATACCAGCTCATCACCAGTTCTTAATACCTCTCAGTTGGACTAAGGGACAGTATGGAAACTAACCATGTGATCTGATGCATCCATAATGACCTGATATGGAAAGCTTATCTCATCCCCCTTGTCAACATTTGACTAAAATCGCTCTAAACCcctttcttttcacatacccaATCAGGTGCCTTAAGTGTCACATTGGTACTAGCCTCCactagctcattccatacatgaggCATTGCAGGAGAGTTACCCCTCTGATCATTTCTCCCGCCTCCCTTCAATcttgccccctcaccttaaaactaaACCCTTTAGTTACCTAACTCTAGGGAAAGGGGACTCtactattcactctgtccatacccctcatgaacTAAAATCTAAAGAGTCTCCCCACCAGTCTCCTTGCTCATCTTTTTCTTGGACCTGGAGCTCTCAAAGCTtcttatagcagagagaccaaTTGAAAGCTGTGTTCCTTTcctaaagtggcctcaccagtgtcctacTTAGCTATAggatggcatcccaactcctaccttccatgcactgaccaatgaagggaagcaCCTCAAATGCCTTCTTCCCCACCCTGTCCACACCTTTGCGGAACTATACCTGCGCCCTAGACCTTTGTTTGgctcctgggggggggggggggggggggaagcattGGCAATAACTGACTAGCTAGACAAGCCAATAACGTTCAATTTCATCCTGATTTACTATTGGCTTGCCTGTAATGTGTACACTTGGCATGCTGTGTTTTGCCAAccctttggtggtggaggggtagTATCCCTACCCATTGTCTGGGAGATATGGGTTCAagctccacctgctccagtggaGTGTAAGATACTCAACAGGTTTAGAAACACCAAAATTAAAGACTAAAGTTCTCTAAGCATAACCTTCTCATTAATTCAAAGTCAGAAGTACCTGAATTTGTTGGCCATGCTTAAATTTATTGGGATCTCAAGTTTTCCCCCTAATAAGCCATCAGACAAACCTGGGGACTAAAGCCCTCAGCTCAGTCGGTACTTTTGCTGAGAACGATAGGACAAATGAGTCATTCCTGACCCTTCACTGTTCCTCAGTCAGTGCCAATTCCTACCTTcaagggtattgtgggtctacccacaagATAGTAGAGTGGCTCAAGGAAGCAACTCACCATGTCAAAGACAACTAGACCCAGGCAATTGTCTGGGCCAGACAGACAGTGAAACCCACAGCCCAGTGGGGAAAAGTGTTCCCATCAACAGGAACAGAACCAGACAGGATCGAGCTACAGCACAGCTCAAGGATTAACTCAAAGGGAGGCAACACCCAGTCCAACATTGAGCAGTTTATTTACATTTGGTACCAGGACAATGATCTGTTTCTACAAGACAAGAAGTCTCTACAGGTCTCCTATTTAAAGGCATTAAGTGTGCTCCTTGTCATAATTTTGTCAGTCTTCCCCGagggtgagcctgtcaaacaggtactctcctaTGCcgttgtcaggggctcccagtctcttcaggttggtgatgtgatctcccagcttcttgatcatcttcacttgctcatccaagtagtgcctctccaggaagtcacacagctggaggaGCAAAGAAAAAAGTATGCAAGATTGAGTAATTAGTACAGATGGCTTTATTTGGGTTTCTAACATTGTTCTGGATAGGTACTGCAGCTGGTTATTTCCAGGAGGCCAGAAGTATTCCAATCGAACCAGACTTGCAGACCAACTCCAAGCTAATTTCATTCAACTGGGGAAAAAACCCTCAATTTATACCCCAGCTACTTCAACATCACAATCCAACAGATTAGTCTGAGACAATTAGCACACTTATCCAAAAACACAGCCTTACATGGACCTTGACCGACATGGAGTGCGGGTCAGATTCTAGCATCACCTGCAGTTCCTCTGATAATTCATCGAGGACTTACATGAGGGCCCATGTGGCCAGAggccagtttgtgcagatccagcagactctggttcacatccttctccatctgcagagctctctccATTGCCCCACTCCTCCTGccctggcttctggagggagggaaggaggtagATGCTTCACTCAtgtgaaaaagagaaaaaaaaagtgtcatgCACTTGAGAATATAACTCAAGTAGTGCCATATAGCATTGTGGCATTGCCCCAGCAGAATGTAAGCTTCAATTCCACATCTAGGTCATGACATTATAACGTAGGAGAATAAgacaaccttgatgtcctgcaggaggactcggcctccacgtttattctggaatgccatcagtctctcagcgtgttcccgttcctcatgggactgctccttgaagaactcagcaaagtgatgcagggcaacatcatcccagTCACTTTGAAGCCAATAAAGTAACCAGTTTGTGAGACGTTGAGGTTTTTATTGAAGTTTGAATGATATAAGCACCAGAATTTCAGGGGTGGGGTGGCTTGGGGATTGGCAAGGGGGGATTATTAGGGGGAACATGGGGCTGTGGTCAGTCAAGCTcccactgaaccagggtttttagtttaagctttcagcagttgctgaggTTTTTGAGCTGGTCGTGggagctcttattcctctctctgttacagctacaAGCTGGGGGTTCTCCTCCGGCttttagaattgcatgtgagacaatctatttcactgaatctgtctttgccaagggtgtgtttatgggatgccaAAACAATGGAGTAATTCATTAGTAACAGTTCATATATCTACTATTTTGATAAGCGTTTCATTAGGTAAGCAATACCGTTCTTTTCATTTTGTCTATGTTGtgactgtagtgtaaaaataatgTGTACTTTGCTGGAAGccaatagtttgaccaatcaaatctcACCTGGAACAGAATGCCTtccacttacctttaaaataagaaaaaaaaaaatacagcctTAATGTATTTGGAGAGGATTTGGCCTGTTCCTCAACAAGAGGTACGAGCCAAATAGGACTAATTCTTTTTGAGAACCTGGTTAGCACGGATGAATTGTTGCGAaggttctgtttttgtgctgtatc
This is a stretch of genomic DNA from Stegostoma tigrinum isolate sSteTig4 chromosome 38, sSteTig4.hap1, whole genome shotgun sequence. It encodes these proteins:
- the LOC125447293 gene encoding ferritin, higher subunit-like — encoded protein: MVSQVCQNYHKDCEDAVNKQINLELYSSYVYLSMAFYFDRDDVALSHFAEFFKEQSHEEQEHAEKLMAFQNKRGGGVLLQDIKKPEQDEWGSGLEAMQRALQMEKDVNQSLLDLHKLAPGNTDPHLCDFLERRYLDEQVKMIKKLGDHITNLKRLGAPTNGMGDYLFDRLTLS